The following proteins are co-located in the Microvirga ossetica genome:
- the eutB gene encoding hydroxyectoine utilization dehydratase EutB: protein MIGLDEIVKAQSRIAGQIRRTPLVSSRGLSARCDFPIHLKLESHQSTGSFKLRGATNAVLLVDDEARQRGLVTASTGNHGRAVAQAAAAQGVRAVVCMSALVPSNKIDAVQALGADVRIVGRSQDDAQQEVERLVTGEGLTEIPPFDDAAVIAGQGTIGLEIIEDCPNVELVLVPLSGGGLASGIAAAIKGKLPRTRVIGISMARGAAMHESLRAGHPVAVEELETLADSLGGGIGLSNRYTFAMCRDLLDDVVLLSEDEVAEGIRHAFTEGETVEGAGAVGIAALLAKKIEVRGPTVVLVSGRNIDEARHGQIIAGGHG, encoded by the coding sequence ATGATCGGTCTCGATGAAATCGTGAAGGCTCAAAGCCGCATTGCCGGGCAAATCCGGCGCACGCCTCTCGTTTCATCCCGAGGTCTTTCCGCTCGTTGCGACTTCCCGATCCATCTCAAGCTTGAGAGCCATCAGTCGACCGGAAGCTTCAAGCTCCGCGGCGCCACCAATGCCGTTCTTTTGGTGGACGACGAGGCACGGCAACGCGGCCTTGTGACGGCTTCGACGGGCAATCATGGGCGTGCTGTCGCTCAGGCCGCTGCAGCTCAAGGCGTGAGAGCCGTTGTCTGCATGTCTGCATTGGTCCCCAGCAACAAGATCGACGCCGTGCAGGCACTCGGCGCTGACGTCCGCATCGTCGGACGTTCGCAGGATGATGCGCAGCAGGAAGTGGAACGGTTGGTGACCGGGGAAGGCCTGACCGAGATCCCACCGTTCGACGATGCTGCCGTCATTGCTGGCCAGGGCACCATCGGATTGGAAATCATTGAAGATTGTCCGAATGTCGAACTTGTTCTCGTGCCCCTCTCCGGCGGCGGACTGGCTTCCGGCATAGCGGCAGCGATCAAGGGAAAGCTCCCGCGAACGCGTGTCATCGGCATTTCGATGGCCCGCGGAGCGGCCATGCACGAGAGTCTGCGCGCGGGACATCCGGTTGCCGTCGAAGAGCTGGAAACCTTGGCCGATTCCCTCGGCGGCGGCATCGGCCTGAGCAACCGATACACCTTCGCCATGTGTCGCGACCTGCTCGATGACGTCGTTCTTCTCTCGGAGGACGAAGTCGCGGAAGGCATACGCCATGCTTTCACGGAAGGAGAAACTGTGGAGGGAGCCGGTGCGGTCGGCATTGCGGCCTTGCTGGCAAAGAAAATCGAAGTGAGAGGCCCGACCGTCGTCCTCGTTTCGGGCCGCAACATCGATGAGGCGCGGCAC
- a CDS encoding PLP-dependent aminotransferase family protein — MRESPRPFVAPRPSNDPHEANAGDWRPILTKRKGATKHKLLTERIIADIDAEILPVHTQMPTHRDLARRLGVSVQTVSLSYKEAERRGYLQGEVGRGTFVRSRVTEKADRFMLDRDPGEIVDLSIVRAIYTETHEHASRTAMGQLAQADNSAFMRPCRPIAGLDQHRAAAQVWLKGLGVDAAKDRILVTNGAAHGLFLAIAAIVRPGEVVLTENLTDHGIIGLANLLGFTLRGLPTDREGILVEAFEEACLAGDVTALVLVPSLGNPTSHVMGAERRLAVAEIARRHGIYVVEDEVYKPLLETPLPAFTELLPDLGFFVTSFTKTVLTGLRIGYLVVPPQYSIRVASIMRVTTWSATNLPAEITTRWIEDGTAQNLIRVQRQEIRARQALVADVLGEHIAQTHSLSLCAWLRVPPRWTEEGLVRALAQKNIAVTPSDPFVAGGGHTGGIRICIGGRLSHVSLGRSLQTIAHTFEQLPPVFDVGSIA; from the coding sequence ATGCGCGAGTCCCCTCGCCCCTTCGTCGCCCCTCGCCCTTCCAACGATCCCCATGAGGCAAACGCCGGGGACTGGCGCCCCATATTGACGAAGCGTAAGGGGGCGACGAAGCACAAGCTTCTGACGGAGCGGATCATCGCGGATATCGATGCCGAGATCCTGCCCGTTCACACCCAGATGCCGACCCACCGCGACCTTGCACGCAGGCTCGGAGTGTCCGTGCAGACGGTAAGCCTCAGCTACAAGGAGGCCGAGCGGCGCGGTTATCTGCAAGGCGAAGTCGGGCGCGGCACCTTCGTTCGCAGCCGCGTTACGGAAAAAGCCGATCGCTTCATGCTCGATCGCGATCCCGGCGAGATCGTCGACCTCTCTATTGTCCGGGCAATCTATACGGAGACGCACGAGCATGCCTCGCGCACCGCGATGGGGCAACTCGCCCAAGCTGACAACAGCGCTTTCATGCGCCCCTGCCGGCCTATTGCAGGGCTGGACCAGCACCGGGCCGCAGCACAGGTCTGGCTGAAGGGCCTGGGAGTTGACGCCGCCAAGGACCGTATCCTCGTCACAAATGGCGCGGCGCATGGCCTGTTCCTGGCAATCGCCGCGATCGTCCGCCCGGGCGAGGTCGTTCTCACCGAGAACCTGACCGACCACGGCATCATTGGGCTGGCTAACTTGCTCGGCTTCACCTTGCGGGGTCTCCCGACCGATCGTGAAGGGATTCTTGTCGAGGCTTTCGAAGAGGCCTGCCTTGCCGGTGACGTGACCGCCCTGGTTCTCGTCCCTTCCCTCGGCAATCCGACCAGCCATGTGATGGGGGCTGAGCGGAGACTGGCCGTAGCTGAGATTGCCCGTCGCCATGGCATCTACGTGGTAGAGGACGAGGTCTACAAGCCGCTCCTGGAGACGCCGCTTCCCGCGTTCACCGAGCTATTGCCCGATCTCGGCTTTTTCGTCACGAGTTTCACCAAGACTGTTTTGACCGGCTTGCGTATCGGATATCTCGTGGTGCCGCCCCAATACAGTATCCGAGTCGCCAGCATCATGCGCGTGACGACGTGGAGCGCCACCAACCTTCCCGCTGAAATCACGACACGATGGATTGAGGACGGTACGGCGCAAAACCTGATCAGGGTGCAGCGCCAGGAAATTCGAGCGCGACAAGCGCTCGTTGCGGATGTTCTGGGCGAGCATATCGCGCAAACCCATTCGCTGTCTCTGTGTGCTTGGCTGAGAGTGCCGCCGCGGTGGACGGAGGAAGGGCTCGTGCGAGCGCTGGCTCAGAAAAACATCGCCGTGACACCATCCGACCCCTTCGTAGCGGGTGGGGGCCACACCGGCGGCATTCGCATCTGCATCGGCGGTCGGCTGTCCCACGTCAGCCTCGGCCGATCGCTGCAGACAATTGCCCACACCTTCGAGCAATTGCCGCCAGTGTTCGATGTCGGCTCAATAGCATGA
- a CDS encoding Lrp/AsnC family transcriptional regulator yields MKLDKIDLKILSALQTDGRMTKLRLAEAVNLSPTACWERLSRLEKNGVITGYTARINTDKFMRWTTVLVEITLKSHQQADFQRFEAAILKEPAVVSCDATGGGIDYILKVVASDIDDYQRLIDRLLQLNLGIERYFTYVVTKNVKTADAFHGLAFER; encoded by the coding sequence ATGAAACTCGATAAGATCGACCTGAAAATTCTTTCGGCGCTCCAAACCGACGGCCGAATGACCAAGCTTCGCCTGGCGGAGGCGGTCAATCTATCGCCGACGGCCTGTTGGGAGCGCCTTAGTCGCCTGGAAAAGAATGGGGTCATCACCGGCTATACGGCCCGGATCAACACGGACAAATTCATGCGGTGGACCACAGTCCTCGTGGAAATCACCCTCAAGAGCCATCAGCAAGCCGATTTCCAGCGCTTCGAGGCGGCGATCCTTAAGGAGCCGGCTGTGGTCTCCTGCGATGCGACTGGCGGAGGCATCGACTATATTCTTAAAGTCGTTGCCTCGGACATCGATGACTATCAGAGATTGATCGACAGGCTGTTGCAGCTCAATCTAGGGATCGAGCGGTATTTCACTTACGTCGTCACGAAAAACGTAAAGACCGCCGATGCTTTCCACGGTCTTGCCTTTGAGCGCTGA
- a CDS encoding response regulator — protein sequence MKSISLALIDDHPIVVEGLTHVFGSQDAFKIVATGATSRDARAIAERFRPDLMILGLSPSDDALQTISQIKAEFPGIKILMFTADPGVEHAVSALEAGAQGYVLKSCQLDELLHAAGAAITGETYISRNFASRVLTALRSASVRKVTLEALKLSAREDQIVCLLLDGKTNREMSLNLGITERTVKHYMTVLMQKLNVRNRVEVVIAAQSLGRPAVSASGTRRGGFSRLDQQYAAGDSSYHS from the coding sequence ATGAAATCGATTTCGCTTGCCTTGATCGATGATCATCCGATCGTCGTTGAAGGGCTCACGCATGTTTTTGGATCGCAGGATGCCTTCAAGATCGTGGCGACGGGTGCAACATCACGGGATGCGCGTGCCATCGCGGAGCGATTTCGCCCCGACCTGATGATTTTAGGTTTGTCGCCGTCGGATGACGCATTGCAGACGATCTCCCAGATCAAGGCCGAATTCCCAGGCATCAAAATACTTATGTTCACGGCCGATCCCGGCGTGGAGCACGCCGTGAGCGCTCTCGAGGCGGGAGCACAGGGCTACGTGTTAAAATCCTGTCAGCTGGATGAACTTCTTCATGCGGCCGGGGCTGCGATCACCGGAGAAACTTACATATCCCGAAATTTCGCGAGCAGGGTCCTCACCGCGCTGCGTAGCGCTTCCGTACGCAAGGTTACCTTGGAGGCGCTCAAACTGAGCGCCCGGGAGGATCAGATCGTTTGCCTCCTGCTCGACGGCAAGACCAATCGGGAAATGTCCTTGAACCTCGGCATCACCGAGAGAACCGTCAAGCACTATATGACGGTTTTGATGCAGAAGCTGAATGTCCGGAACCGGGTGGAAGTTGTGATCGCAGCCCAGAGCCTGGGTCGACCCGCAGTTTCTGCATCAGGCACAAGGAGAGGTGGCTTCAGTCGCCTCGACCAGCAATACGCGGCGGGCGATAGCTCCTATCATTCATGA
- a CDS encoding sensor histidine kinase: protein MSLTRQFVLTGGVIMLVAMLAAGLFIGEIASRTTIENTASSTALLMDSFVSPLAHALATEDILPPEEREELNELLSGDHFKQRFPYLEIWKEGGLVAYSTTENLIGRRFTPPDGLIVALGGEISAQYANLDAREHLDRGIDSKYLEIYVPVREHSSGRVIAVAEIHESTQQLEHELWWLRFKTWLAVAGATFIIMFGLFGIVYRGNQLILSQQRQLRGRMVEIEQAAQHNRILKERSQRASGRVAELMENYLRRIGADLHDGPAQLIGFAALSVEHVRRARTDAQREEELHALETVLSDALRDIRTTSKGLMLPEIEDLPLPAVVRQVVSNHELRTGTEVLVHCDDISHPLTHAINICVYRFLQESLNNAFRHAGGNGQRISCKLDDSVLSLVVEDDGGNGPAELASLDSGLGLVGLRDRVESLGGIFRINHRTDGGTRVEMSVVVADEEQND, encoded by the coding sequence ATGAGCCTGACCCGTCAGTTCGTGCTCACGGGCGGAGTGATCATGCTCGTCGCGATGTTGGCTGCCGGCTTGTTCATCGGGGAGATCGCATCGAGGACGACGATCGAGAATACGGCGTCATCGACCGCGCTTCTGATGGACAGTTTCGTCTCTCCGCTGGCCCATGCTCTGGCGACAGAAGATATCCTGCCTCCGGAAGAGAGAGAAGAACTCAACGAACTGCTCAGCGGCGATCACTTCAAGCAGCGTTTTCCCTATCTGGAAATCTGGAAAGAGGGCGGACTTGTCGCCTATTCGACGACGGAAAATCTGATCGGCCGAAGATTTACCCCGCCCGATGGCCTGATCGTGGCCCTGGGGGGCGAGATATCGGCTCAGTATGCCAACCTGGATGCCAGGGAACATTTGGATCGCGGCATCGACAGTAAATATCTTGAGATCTATGTTCCCGTTCGTGAGCATTCTTCCGGTCGTGTGATTGCGGTTGCGGAGATCCATGAAAGCACACAGCAGCTCGAGCATGAGCTTTGGTGGCTGCGTTTCAAGACTTGGCTGGCGGTCGCCGGTGCGACCTTTATCATCATGTTCGGCCTGTTCGGCATCGTTTATCGAGGAAACCAGCTCATCCTCTCGCAGCAACGTCAGCTTCGTGGACGGATGGTCGAGATCGAGCAAGCAGCCCAGCATAACCGGATTCTTAAGGAACGATCCCAACGCGCCTCGGGCCGTGTGGCGGAGTTGATGGAAAACTACCTGCGCAGAATTGGCGCCGATCTGCATGATGGACCTGCGCAACTCATTGGTTTCGCCGCGCTCAGCGTAGAACATGTGCGACGAGCACGCACGGACGCTCAGCGTGAGGAAGAACTGCACGCTCTTGAGACTGTGCTTTCGGATGCACTTCGTGATATCCGAACCACATCGAAGGGCCTCATGCTACCGGAAATCGAAGATCTGCCGCTTCCGGCCGTCGTAAGGCAGGTGGTCTCCAATCATGAACTGCGAACGGGGACCGAGGTACTCGTCCATTGCGACGATATCTCCCATCCACTTACGCACGCCATCAATATCTGCGTTTACCGGTTTCTTCAGGAAAGTCTGAATAATGCTTTCCGTCATGCAGGCGGAAACGGTCAGCGGATCTCCTGTAAGCTGGACGATTCCGTTTTAAGCTTGGTGGTGGAGGATGATGGAGGAAACGGTCCCGCCGAATTGGCCAGCCTGGACTCCGGATTGGGCCTCGTCGGCTTGCGAGACAGAGTGGAGAGCCTCGGCGGAATCTTCCGGATTAATCACCGTACGGATGGTGGAACCAGAGTAGAAATGAGTGTCGTTGTTGCCGATGAGGAACAGAATGACTGA
- a CDS encoding response regulator, with translation MTEKIRVAVVDDHSLLRAGVIRALALDDMIEVVGEGASAMDAIELAKAHEPDLILLDISMPGDGIEAARTICNLPSPPQVVMLTVSEDDDDVTRALDAGAVGYLLKGIKSPELIAAVKSVRADGSFISPSLALRLLSTKVQAEADPMSSLSESEERTLRLVLSGLTNREIAERLEVTEKTVKFHVGNILKKLNVRNRVEAALIARREWGDL, from the coding sequence ATGACTGAGAAGATCCGCGTTGCAGTGGTGGATGATCACTCGCTGTTAAGAGCCGGGGTAATCCGGGCACTCGCGCTCGATGACATGATCGAAGTTGTAGGTGAGGGGGCTTCGGCGATGGATGCCATTGAGCTCGCAAAAGCCCATGAGCCCGATCTCATCCTGCTCGATATTTCCATGCCTGGCGATGGAATCGAAGCAGCGCGCACTATCTGCAATCTGCCATCTCCCCCGCAGGTCGTGATGCTGACGGTTTCGGAAGACGACGACGACGTGACACGCGCGTTGGATGCGGGTGCCGTTGGCTATCTCCTCAAGGGAATCAAGTCGCCGGAATTGATTGCCGCCGTAAAAAGCGTGCGGGCGGATGGGTCGTTCATTTCCCCTAGCCTGGCTCTCCGCCTGCTGTCGACCAAGGTGCAGGCGGAAGCAGACCCGATGTCATCTCTTTCTGAGAGTGAGGAGCGCACGTTGCGCCTGGTCCTTTCAGGGCTGACCAATCGCGAGATCGCCGAGCGTCTGGAAGTGACGGAAAAAACGGTCAAGTTCCACGTCGGCAACATTCTGAAAAAGCTCAACGTCAGAAATCGAGTCGAGGCGGCGCTGATTGCAAGGCGAGAATGGGGCGATCTTTGA